The following are from one region of the Dreissena polymorpha isolate Duluth1 chromosome 2, UMN_Dpol_1.0, whole genome shotgun sequence genome:
- the LOC127866816 gene encoding sushi, von Willebrand factor type A, EGF and pentraxin domain-containing protein 1-like isoform X1, which translates to MNGSYTLSQGTILGSAATYMCQAGFKLVNLASNLTCGSSSQWIGTQPECKIIECGQPSDVKNGSYNLSSGTHYGSIGTATCVAGLRAVDEHIAIRRNNNRWYSTRGNRDLHVQPWTYLSQREPNTGTTLHSTATYQCQAGFQLANGNSNLTCGSSSQWIGTQPECEIIECGQPSDVKNGSYNLSSGTHYGSIGTSTCVAGYEIHGTANIMCDINGDWNGSFPDCTPVDCGSAQNIENENVTSTGTTFGHTATYNCVSGFELVGPNLLTCNASSEWEPYEPNCVADCGPPTQIMNGSYTLSQGTTLSSTSTYQCQAGFQLANWNSTLICDENSQWIGSQPECEIIECGQPPNVKNGSFSLSSGTQYGSIATASCVEGYEIHETANIMCGDNGNWNGSLSDCAPVDCGSAQNILNGHVASTGTTFGYTATYYCITGFVLAGPNLVKCNASAEWEPYVPSCQVKNTSIESVPKNLYIMPCICYNKTFTGLTEEQIIAQLIQNMSIDTRNTSMALNKLRCRQDDRPFCVITGYITIGVIGGMFLLLVLSDVPRLIHDFRFYF; encoded by the exons ATGAACGGCTCCTACACTTTGTCTCAAGGAACCATACTTGGCAGCGCAGCTACATACATGTGTCAAGCAGGGTTCAAGCTAGTAAATTTAGCTTCCAATCTGACATGCGGTTCGAGTTCTCAGTGGATCGGTACACAGCCAGAATGTAAGATAATTGAGTGCGGCCAGCCTTCAGATGTGAAAAATGGATCATACAATCTTTCATCCGGTACTCACTACGGTAGCATTGGAACGGCGACGTGCGTCGCAGG GTTGCGTGCCGTTGATGAACACATCGCAATACGCCGTAACAATAACAGGTGGTATTCCACAAGGGGCAATCGCGATTTACACGTGCAACCTTGGACATATCTATCACAGCGGGAACCTAACACG GGAACCACATTACACAGCACAGCGACTTACCAGTGTCAAGCCGGGTTCCAGCTAGCCAATGGGAATTCCAATCTGACATGCGGTTCGAGTTCTCAGTGGATCGGTACACAGCCAGAATGTGAGATAATTGAGTGCGGCCAGCCTTCAGATGTGAAAAATGGATCATACAATCTTTCGTCCGGAACTCACTACGGTAGCATTGGAACATCGACGTGCGTCGCAGGGTACGAGATCCATGGAACTGCAAATATCATGTGTGATATTAATGGCGATTGGAACGGTTCTTTTCCCGACTGTACTCCAGTTGATTGTGGATCGGCGCAAAACATTGAAAACGAAAATGTCACTTCAACCGGAACAACATTTGGGCATACTGCAACCTATAACTGTGTGTCGGGCTTTGAATTAGTTGGACCAAACCTGTTGACATGCAATGCGTCGTCCGAATGGGAACCATATGAACCAAATTGCGTTGCTGATTGTGGACCACCAACACAGATTATGAACGGCTCCTACACTTTGTCTCAGGGAACCACATTAAGCAGCACATCGACTTACCAGTGTCAAGCAGGGTTCCAGCTAGCCAATTGGAATTCCACTCTGATATGCGATGAGAATTCTCAATGGATCGGTTCACAACCAGAATGTGAAATAATTGAGTGCGGCCAACCTCCCAATGTGAAAAATGGATCATTTAGTCTTTCGTCCGGAACTCAGTACGGTAGCATTGCAACGGCGTCGTGCGTCGAAGGGTACGAGATCCACGAAACTGCAAATATCATGTGTGGTGATAATGGCAATTGGAACGGATCTCTTTCCGACTGCGCTCCAGTTGATTGTGGATCGGCGCAAAACATTTTAAACGGACATGTCGCTTCAACAGGAACAACCTTTGGATATACTGCAACCTATTACTGTATTACAGGCTTTGTATTAGCTGGACCTAACCTGGTGAAATGCAATGCGTCGGCCGAATGGGAACCATATGTACCAAGTTGCCAAG TTAAGAATACCAGTATTGAAAGCGTTCCCAAGAATCTCTACATTATGCCGTGCATTTGTTACAACAAGACGTTCACTGGACTGACGGAGGAGCAGATAATAGCTCAGTTGATACAGAACATGTCCATAGACACGCGCAACACCAGCATGGCGCTCAACAAGCTACGCTGCAGGCAAGATGACCGACCTTTCTGTGTTATAACCGGTTACATTACTATCGGAGTCATCGGCGGGATGTTTCTACTGTTGGTTCTCTCAGATGTCCCCAGGCTTATCCACGATTTTCgattctatttttaa
- the LOC127866816 gene encoding sushi, von Willebrand factor type A, EGF and pentraxin domain-containing protein 1-like isoform X2: MNTSQYAVTITGGIPQGAIAIYTCNLGHIYHSGNLTRICTNNSWSGIAPNCVVDCGPPIQIMNGSYTLSQGTTLHSTATYQCQAGFQLANGNSNLTCGSSSQWIGTQPECEIIECGQPSDVKNGSYNLSSGTHYGSIGTSTCVAGYEIHGTANIMCDINGDWNGSFPDCTPVDCGSAQNIENENVTSTGTTFGHTATYNCVSGFELVGPNLLTCNASSEWEPYEPNCVADCGPPTQIMNGSYTLSQGTTLSSTSTYQCQAGFQLANWNSTLICDENSQWIGSQPECEIIECGQPPNVKNGSFSLSSGTQYGSIATASCVEGYEIHETANIMCGDNGNWNGSLSDCAPVDCGSAQNILNGHVASTGTTFGYTATYYCITGFVLAGPNLVKCNASAEWEPYVPSCQVKNTSIESVPKNLYIMPCICYNKTFTGLTEEQIIAQLIQNMSIDTRNTSMALNKLRCRQDDRPFCVITGYITIGVIGGMFLLLVLSDVPRLIHDFRFYF, from the exons ATGAACACATCGCAATACGCCGTAACAATAACAGGTGGTATTCCACAAGGGGCAATCGCGATTTACACGTGCAACCTTGGACATATCTATCACAGCGGGAACCTAACACG GATATGCACCAATAACAGTTGGTCAGGTATTGCCCCAAATTGCGTTGTTGATTGTGGACCACCTATACAGATTATGAACGGCTCCTACACTTTGTCTCAGGGAACCACATTACACAGCACAGCGACTTACCAGTGTCAAGCCGGGTTCCAGCTAGCCAATGGGAATTCCAATCTGACATGCGGTTCGAGTTCTCAGTGGATCGGTACACAGCCAGAATGTGAGATAATTGAGTGCGGCCAGCCTTCAGATGTGAAAAATGGATCATACAATCTTTCGTCCGGAACTCACTACGGTAGCATTGGAACATCGACGTGCGTCGCAGGGTACGAGATCCATGGAACTGCAAATATCATGTGTGATATTAATGGCGATTGGAACGGTTCTTTTCCCGACTGTACTCCAGTTGATTGTGGATCGGCGCAAAACATTGAAAACGAAAATGTCACTTCAACCGGAACAACATTTGGGCATACTGCAACCTATAACTGTGTGTCGGGCTTTGAATTAGTTGGACCAAACCTGTTGACATGCAATGCGTCGTCCGAATGGGAACCATATGAACCAAATTGCGTTGCTGATTGTGGACCACCAACACAGATTATGAACGGCTCCTACACTTTGTCTCAGGGAACCACATTAAGCAGCACATCGACTTACCAGTGTCAAGCAGGGTTCCAGCTAGCCAATTGGAATTCCACTCTGATATGCGATGAGAATTCTCAATGGATCGGTTCACAACCAGAATGTGAAATAATTGAGTGCGGCCAACCTCCCAATGTGAAAAATGGATCATTTAGTCTTTCGTCCGGAACTCAGTACGGTAGCATTGCAACGGCGTCGTGCGTCGAAGGGTACGAGATCCACGAAACTGCAAATATCATGTGTGGTGATAATGGCAATTGGAACGGATCTCTTTCCGACTGCGCTCCAGTTGATTGTGGATCGGCGCAAAACATTTTAAACGGACATGTCGCTTCAACAGGAACAACCTTTGGATATACTGCAACCTATTACTGTATTACAGGCTTTGTATTAGCTGGACCTAACCTGGTGAAATGCAATGCGTCGGCCGAATGGGAACCATATGTACCAAGTTGCCAAG TTAAGAATACCAGTATTGAAAGCGTTCCCAAGAATCTCTACATTATGCCGTGCATTTGTTACAACAAGACGTTCACTGGACTGACGGAGGAGCAGATAATAGCTCAGTTGATACAGAACATGTCCATAGACACGCGCAACACCAGCATGGCGCTCAACAAGCTACGCTGCAGGCAAGATGACCGACCTTTCTGTGTTATAACCGGTTACATTACTATCGGAGTCATCGGCGGGATGTTTCTACTGTTGGTTCTCTCAGATGTCCCCAGGCTTATCCACGATTTTCgattctatttttaa